Sequence from the Sinorhizobium meliloti genome:
CCCGGCGGACCCTCCAGCGCCCTGTTGACAGCGCCGATCAATAAGTCGGCCGGGAACGGCTTGTGAAGATACGCGACGCAGCCCGCCTTAAGCGCTTCCCGTTCGAGGGCCTCGTCCTCTACCGCGGTGATGAAGATGATCGAGAGGTTCGTGCCAGTGTCCCTCAGACGGTGCCACAGCGCGATGCCCGACATGCCGCCTAAGTGGATATCGAGCACAACACAGCCAATCTGGCTTACATCGGCACTGTTGAGAAAGGCTTCGGCCGACGAGTGTCCTTCAGCCACAAATCCATTTACCTTCAAAAGGCGCTCGACGCTCCTGCGCATGCTCGGATCGTCATCGACGACAGCCACTATGCGCGCTGGGCTTTCCAATTGACGCCTTTCTGGAGCCGATGGACAAAGCATGACCAGCCCCGTTCGTGACGATCGTATGACCAATATTGAGCCCTGGCTATTGCCCTTTGGTGAAGCGGGCTGCCCATGTAGCTACCGTTGCAGTTGATCCGCCGCTGAATCAACCAGACCAAGTCTCTCGGCGATCGACACAGTCTCCGCCAGCGACCGCGTACCAAGCTTCTCCATGAGGTTGTGACGGTGTGCCTTGACCGTTCGTTCGGATGTGCCGAGCGCTTGGGCGATCTGCTTATTGAGTTTACCGCGGACAATCAGGCCAAATACTTCGAACTCACGGGGCGTCAGGTTCGCCAGACGCCGCCGGAGTGCATGTTTACGATCCTGCTCTAAGCGCCGTAGCGCGTAGCGGCGCAACGCACGCCCGATGGTTTCCAACAGCACCTCCTTGGGGGTTGGCTTTTCCAAGAAATCTTCGGCACCAGCCTTCATCGCTTGGACGGTTGCCCTGATGTCGCCTCGTCCCGTCAGAAAGACGATCGGCAGCAGCGGCGCTTTCTCGGCGAGCCGGTCCTGCAGTTCCAGTCCGCTGAGACCGGGTAGACCAAGATCCAGCAGAACGCAGCCAGGCTCGCCGTCAGCGAATTGTGCGAGAAACTGATCGCCTGATTCATAGAGGGCCACGCGAAAACCGGAGGCCGCAAGCAACCGCCCGACCGCGGTGCGGAACGATTGGTCATCATCTACGATATGAACGATCGGCTCCAAATCATTCACCCATTTCGTGCGAGTGGCAGCACAACACGAAAGACCGCTCCGCCTCCAGGACGGTTGGCGGCCGAGATCTTGCGTAGGTCTCGACGATCGCACGCGCGATGGAAAGGCCGAGTCCTGTCCCGGTTGGCTTGGTGGTATAGAACGGCTCGAAAACACTGGCGAGTCGCTCGTCGGGGATGCCGCGGCCCGTATCGGAAATCGACAGCTCCACCTTGGATTCTGCCGTCAACCTCGTCTCGAGCAGGAGTCTCTTTTCGGTCGTTATCACCTCGAGCATTGCGTCCATGGCATTTGTCGCGAGATTGAGAATGACCTGCTGAACATGGACCCTGTCGGCCCGGACCGGCAGCTCGCGTGATGTCTGGCTGGAACTGACAACTACGCTCCTCCGCTCTGCCTCGCCACGCAGAATCCTGATCGCGCTCGTCGTCACGTCATTGAGATCGAACTCCTGCCAGTCGATCTCGCTTCGTTTCTTGAGCAGACCCCTGATGCGGGAGATGACGTCGTGGGCGCGCTGATCGTCGTCTTGAATATCCACCAGGATCTGTCCGATCAGTTCGAGGTCAGGCCTCTCCGACCGAAGAATGACCGCTGCCGCCTCGGCATTGCTGCGAATTGCACCAAGGGGCTGGTTGAGTTCATGCGCGATGGATGCCGAGAGCGCGCCCGCGGTCGCGGACTGGTTGAGATGAACGACTTCGAGGAGACGATGGCGGGATTCGGTCTCCGCCGCCTGACGGCGGCGGCGTTCGATGAGCAGTCCGGCAATAACGGTGCCCTGGAACGTGATGACGGCAAGGGCGAAAACTGCGGCGAGCCAGTATTGTTCCCAGAAAGTCGGTTCTTTGAACATCTGGATTGCGCCTGCAGGAAGATTTCTCTCCGACAGCCCCCAACGTTCGAGCTGTCTCGCATCGGCCACATAGGTTTGCGGAGACTCGAGATTGGAAATCGGTTTACCGGCAACGGCTTCAAGCGCGAGGTCAGCAACGGTCTTGCCCAGCGACTCGAACGTGACCACGCTGCCCCCGACAACACCGTAATCGATGTAAGTGAGGTACGGACCGTAGATCGGCGCGCCGGCAGTCTCCGCAATTTGTTTGACCGCTTCACGAGGCATGAAATTGCGGCCGTCGCGATCCTTTAAGATCGTCAGTGCCAGGATGATGCTGTCACGGGGAACCTCGGCGGCCACCTTGGTGAACTCTTCGATCGTCAGGTCCTCCAGGTAGGTCGTTTCGTAATCCTTGGAAAAAGCCGCAAGATCGGCCCGCGCTCTAGAGAGCCAAGAACGATCGAATTCGGATGATCCTCCGATTATGAAAAGATGGCGCGCCTCCGGCTGGAGTCCGCGGGCCATTTCCGCAGTCTTGACTATGTCAAACTCGCTGAAGGCTCCGACCACATCGTTGGGAAGGTCCATTTCTTCGGCGGTGGAGCTGCTGAAGCCGGCGACAATTATCTTTGCACTCGCGGCGAGCTCTCGGCGATTGGCCGAGATGAACCGCGCTGATACTTCGCCAAGTGCAATCACGACGTCGGGGCGGCGATCCGCATATTTGGCCGAAAGATATCTGGCCATGCGACCGATGTGCTCGGCTTCGGGAAACCTTGAAAGGTCGAGAAACTCGGAGAAGAGATCAATTCTAGCTTTGGTGGCCTGGAGCAGCCGTGTCCTAATGGCCTCGCCCGCGGCAGTTGTCGCGGCTAATCGTTCGTCATACGGGTAAAGGATTAACACCCGGGGGACATGGTCCCCGGTCTTCACGGCTGCAACTGGCGCGGCAGCAGAGGTTCCGAGAATAACACAGCAAGGAACCGCGTATCGCCCGAGCTGGCGCGATCGCGTCGTCCAATGGCGCTCCAAGCTCATTGCCTTGCCCCCGAGAAGGTCATCGACAAATAGCAAAGCCGCAGCGTCCTTACAACCGCCACTGCGTCGATCACAATCTGAAATAGTTGCCCCAAGGTACAATATCGCAGCAGCTCGCCGTGCGGTAGAGTGCTTTCCATGAGTGTCGTCCGCAACCCGCGGCGGACACTCTGGTCGGATGCCGTTCCCGATCGAAGGCGTCCGGATTTTCAAGTTACTCCAGTTGTTTCGATTGATTCCAATTTGAATACGCGACCGGCGACGCTCGTTTAAATTCCGCCGTGCGCCTGGGTGAATCACCGTTCGGCCGGAGATCTCAACGGAGGACTCGTAATGAATCGCAGGCTCATGCGCAGCGTTGGAGCATTCGTTGCTTCAACCGTTCTATGGTGTACCGCATCCAGCCCTCAGGCTCAGGAAGCGCGACCAAAGCCCAACATTCTCTTCATTGTGTCCGACGACACCGGTTATGGAGATCTCGGGCCTTACGGCGGCGGCGAAGGTCGTGGGATGCCGACCCCGAACATCGACAGGTTGGCGGACGAAGGCATGACCTTCTTTTCCTTCTACGCACAGCCGAGCTGCACGCCGGGCCGCGCCGCGATGCAGACCGGGCGCATTCCGAACCGCAGCGGCATGACGACGGTCGCCTTCCAGGGCCAAGGCGGTGGGTTGCCGGCAGCCGAATGGACGCTCGCTTCCGTCTTGAAGCGCGGTGGGTACCAGACTTATTTCACCGGCAAGTGGCACCTCGGCGAAGCAGATTACGCGTTGCCGAATGCCCAGGGCTATGACGAAATGAAATACGTCGGCCTCTATCATCTCAATGCCTACACCTATGCCGATCCGACCTGGTTTCCCGATATGGACGCGGAAACACGGGCCCTGTTCCAGAAAGTGACGAAAGGCTCACTTTCCGGCAAGGCTGGCGGCGAGGTGACGGAAGACTTCAAAATCAACGGGCAATACGTCGATACACCTGTGATCGACGGGAAGCCGGGCGTTGTCGGCATCCCGTTCTTCGATGGGTATGTCGAAAAAGCGGCGATAGAATTCCTGGATGCCGCCGCCAAGAAACCGGATCAGCCATTCTTCATCAACGTCAACTTCATGAAGGTGCATCAGCCCAATCTTCCGGCTCCCGAATTCCAGCACAAGTCCCTGTCTAAGTCCAAATATGCCGACTCCGTCGTGGAGCTCGATACACGCATCGGCAGGATCCTGGACAAGCTGCGTGAAACCGGCATGGACAAGAACACCCTGGTTTTCTACACGACCGACAACGGCGCCTGGCAGGACGTCTACCCGGACGCCGGATACACGCCATTCCGTGGCACCAAGGGCACCGTACGCGAAGGCGGCAACCGGGTCCCTGCGATTGCGTTCTGGCCTGGCAAAATCCAGCCGGGCTCGAGGAGTCATGATGTCGTCGGCGGTCTCGACCTGATGGCGACATTCGCTTCGGCCGCCGGCGTGCCCCTACCTGACAGGGATCGCGAGGACAAGCCGATCATTTTCGACAGCTACGACATGACGCCGGTTCTGCTCGGAACAGGCGAGTCGGCCCGGAAGAACTGGTTCTACTTCACAGAGAACGAGCTGACACCCGGAGCTGCGCGCGTCGGTCATTATAAGGCTGTTTTCAACCTGCGTGGTGACAATGGACAGGCGACCGGTGGCCTCGCCGTCGACACGAACCTGGGCTGGAAGGGTGCTCAATCCTACGTGGCAATTGTGCCGCAGGTGTTCGATCTGTGGCAGGATCCGCAGGAGCGCTACGACGTCTTCATGAACAATTATACCGAGCACACCTGGTCTCTGGTCTCCATCTCCGCGGCGATCAAAGACCTCATGAAAACATACGTCGAGTACCCGCCGCGCAAGCTGCAGAGCATGGGGTACGACGGTCCGATCGAACTGTCCAAATATCAGATGTTGCAGTCGGTTCGGGAGCAATTCGAGAAGGAGGGTGTCCGCCTCGCAATGCCGACCGGCAACTAAGCGTGCGGCGGCCCGGATCAGGCCCGGGCCGCCGTGTTCCGGGACGGACCTGACCTTCGCACAGACCTTTGGAGGACGCCCAATGTTCGCAGTTCATGATTTCCTGAAATCCGCCCAACGTGGCGCGGTGGCGGTTGCCGCTGCACTTCTCCTTGTCACTTCAGCAAAGGCGCAGAGCGATCCGTTGCCTTCGTGGAATGACACCGCCCCGAAAGCGGCCATCGTGGCCTTCGTCGAGAAGGTGACCACCGAGAACTCGCCCGACTTCGTTCCGGAGCCGGAGCGCATAGCCGTCTTCGACAATGACGGCACGTTGTGGGTCGAGCATCCAATGTACACCCAGCTCGCCTTCGCGCTCGACCGCGTGAAGGCTGAGGCTGCGGCCCATCCGGAATGGAAGAACAAACAGCCGTTCAAGGCGGTACTCGAGGGCGACATGAAGGCGCTCGCGGCAGCGGGCGAAAAGGGTCTCGTAGAACTCATCATGGAGACCCATGCGGATATGACCCACGATGAGTTCCAGAAGGTCGTCTCCGAATGGATCGCCACCGCGCGTGATCCGAAATTCAACAAACTCTATACCGAGCTCGTCTACCAGCCGATGCTTGAATTGCTTGCCTATCTTCGCGCCAATGGCTTCAAGACCTTCATCGTATCGGGTGGCGGCATCGAGTTTGTGCGGCCCTGGGCCGAACAGGTCTACGGCGTTCCGCCCGAACAGGTCGTAGGCTCCTCGATCAAGACGCAGTTCGAGATGCGTGACGGGCTGCCCACCCTGTTCCGCCTGCCACAGGTCAACTTCATCGACGACAAGGCAGGCAAACCTGTTGGGATCAACGCGCATATTGGCCGCCGACCGATCGCCGCTTTCGGCAATTCCGACGGCGATCTGGAAATGCTGCAATGGACGACCATGACCGGTGGGAGCGTCCGTTTCGGGATGATAATTCATCACACCGACGCAGACCGCGAATACGCGTACGACCGCAAGAGCGAATTCGGCCGCCTCGACAAGGCGCTTGATGCGGCGGCGATAAACAATTGGACAGTGGTCGACATGAAGGCGGACTGGAAAGAGATCTTTCTGGAGAAATAAGACTGCGCATCCGCCGGTTCCGCGCCTTCCACGAGAGGAGTCCTGGTGAAAGTAGTTTGGATGAAGCCGCCGCGGGTTTCGGGCAGGTCTCTGGCCCAAATCTTGGGTCGTGCGTTCTGGCTCAGCGCGCGCGATCTGCCAGGATGGTGGATGCGAGCCGTTCGATCGTGCGTGTGCAACAGCCGAGCGGCAGTTCTTTGGACAGTGGTATTCTGTTCCCTCGCTGCGCTGACAGGAAGTGTGGCTGCTTCCGAAAACTCCAAAACCTCCATGGCCGACCCGCTGATCGCAGTTCATGACGGTTTCGTGGACGAGAAAACCTGCTCATCGTGCCACGCCGATCAGGCTGCCGCCTTCGCCAAGTCGCATCACGCAAAGGCGATGACTGTCGCCGACGACAAGTCGGTGCTGGGCAACTTCAACAATATCCAGTTCGATCGCGATGGCGTTGCCGCATCGTTTTTCCGCCGGGACGATCGCTTCTTTGTCCGCACCGAAGGGCCAGACGGCAAGCAGGCGGACTACGAAGTTAAATATACGTTCGCCTATGAGCCTCTCCAGCAGTATCTAGTCGATCTCGGCGGCGGCAGGTTGCAGGCTCTAGACATTGCCTGGGACACACAAAAGCGGGAATGGTTCTGGCTTGGTGAAGGCAGTGCGGCAAAACCCGGCTCAACCTTTCACTGGACGGGTTCATTCTATCGTTGGAACCGCACCTGCATCGACTGTCATTCCACCGATCCGCGGACCAATTTCGAGCCGCAGTCGAACGAATATAATTCGTCTTATGTGGCCACCAGCATTGGCTGCCAGTCCTGCCATGGGGGCGGTGCGAAGCATGTCGAATGGGTGAGAGCCAAAGCGGCAAATGCTTCAACGGCGGCGGCAGATCCCGGCCTCGCAAAGGTCGACACGAACACCTGCTTCGCCTGTCATGCCCGCCGCACTAGGCTGGTCGATCGGTATCAACCGGGGGGACACTTTCTCGATCAGTTTTCCCCTGCATTGCTTCGCAGCGACCTCTATTTTCCGGACGGGCAGATCCTGGACGAGGTTTTCGAATACGGTTCCTTCCAGCAAAGCAAGATGGCAATGGCAGGCGTCACCTGTTTCGACTGCCACCGACCGCACGAGGGTACCGTCAAGGCCGAGGGCAATGGATTATGCACGCAGTGCCACGCCGAGACTGCCCCGGAACGTTTTGCAGGCAACGATCCGAGCGGCGCGTTCGACACCCATGCACACACGCATCATCCCCAAGGCTCACCTGGCGCTCTTTGCGCCAATTGTCACATGCCGGAACGGACCTACATGAAGGTCGATCCCCGACGCGATCATTCCTTTGTCACTCCTCGCCCTGACCTTTCCGCACTCTACGGAACGCCGAATGCCTGCATCTCGTGCCATACGGGCCAAACGAATGCCTGGGCGTCCGAGCACCTGGACAGGTGGTATGGCAAGGCCTGGCGTGAACGCCCGACGATTGCGCATGCATTCGCGCGAGCCGCGCAGAACGATGTTGCCGCGATTGAGAATCTGCGCAGATTTGTGACCGATCGGGAACAGCCGGGCATCGTCAGGGGCAGCGCGATCGGTGAAATGACAAGGCTCGATGGAGCAGCCACCGCCGCGGACGTCAGAGTGGCAGCGGGCGATCCCGATCCGATCGTCAGGTTGGGCGCGGCGGAGGCGGCTGCCAATTTGTCAGCTGACCGGCGATTGGACGCGATCGGCTTCCTGCTTGCGGACGAGACCCGAGCTGTCCGAGTGGCCGCCGCCAGGGTTCTTGGCGCCACGCCGTCACTGGACCTTCTCGGCGCTCAACGCGGCGCTTTCGACGCCGCACTCGACGATTTGGGTGCCTATGCAGAGGCTAACGCGGACGTCGCCGAGACGCAGAGCACCTACGGATCCATACTCTTCGGCCAAGGGCGCACGGACGAGGCGGAAAAGGCTCTCCGCCAAGCGATCGTTCTTGATCCCACGCTTTCTGGTGCGCACATCAATCTTGCCGAGTTCTATCGCGCCACCGGTGACAGTGAGAAATCCGAGCAGGCTTACGCCGAGGCGATAGCCGCGAATCCGGATCGGGCCGATCTTCGCTACGGACACGGCTTGTCGCTCGTTCGCCTAAAGGCCTTGCCGGACGCAATTGAGGAACTCACGGCGGCCATGCGATTGGATCCTGGCAACTCCCATTACAGGACGACGGCAGCGATCGCGCTTGATTCCATGGGCCGAACGGATGATGCCTTCGCTCTGTTCGGCCCGACCATCGCAGGGGGTGCAACTGAGGCCAACCTGCTCGGCACTGCCATTCAGCTCGGGCTTAAACTTGGCCGCTATGCCGAGACGCTTAAGTTTGCGGAGGCGCTCGCTCGTCTTCAGCCGAACGATCCACAGCTCGAAGAACTTGTCGGGCAATTACAGGATGCTGTTCAACATGGCAGATAAATACTTCCGTTTTGTGGCTCCTTTGGGTTGCTGGAACGAAGGTTTTATTATGATCGGCGTTTATGCACCCATTCTGCCGTTGCTGTTGCGCGTCATTACTGCCGCTACGCGAAGCGCGCTGGAAGAACATGAGTCGCGACTGGGTGATCGACAAAGTTCACTATCAACGTCGCCTACGATTCCGATGTCGCCAAAGTGAAGAAAGTGGTGAAGGGTGTTGGGGCCACGCTGCTTGAGCACTCGCACCGCTGATCATCGAAACGGTGAAGATGAGGGGCGTGGAGCAGTTCGGTGACTACGGCATCATGCTGGGCTTCGCCATGACCACTAGGCCCGGTCATCAGACCCAGGTTCGGCGCCGTGCGAAGGCTCTGATCAAGGACGCGTTCAAGAAACATGGCATTCACTTCGCTTCGCCGACAGCCCAGGTTGCGGGGAACGAGGCGCAATCGTCAATGGCGGCTGCAGCCACAACTCGCGGTACGATTGCCAAGAAGAACGCCGCCTTGGCTGCGCAAGAGGGAGGTGAGGCAGCGGCCGAGTAGTCTGCTATATACGGTAAGCGTGGCTTGACGGCCGCCTCCCGTCCCTGTCCTAGAGTGGGATATTGGTCTACCAAGGCTAAGTGGGCACTATCGCGGCATCTGGTGTCGGGGAATGAGCGAGACGGCGAGCGAGGTTGCCCCATCTTTCGGCGATCTGGCGTCCAAGATCCTTGCACTACGAAAGAGACCAGTCTGAAACGCTTCTTGACGTCTGCGCCGTATAAGCTACAACTTGTCCTTGCGGCGTGACCACCTCTCCTCCTGAAGCGGGATGATCGTCATGTGTCAAAAAACCCCTGGATCGCGGCAGTTGGCGCGTTGCAATGCTGTAGTGCATGCGGTCACTCGCGCCGAAGCGTTGTTCCTTCTTGCGCGCCCCGTTTTCACTTTGCTTCGCTCAGGCAGAGAAATGCTTGCGGCGGCTCTCGTTCTCGGACTTTGCGCCACGGCCAGCGCCGACGACGTGCTTTTCGAGAACGTCCGCATCTTTGACGGAAAAGGTGCGGTTCTTTCGGCGCCGTCGAATGTTCTGGTCAAGGGCAATGTGATTGCGGCGATTTCGACAAGCCCAATCGAGGGGGAAGGCGCTGAGCGAATTGCCGGCGACGGGCGAACCCTGATGCCGGGCCTGATCGATGCGCACTGGCATGCCATGTTGGCCGCGTCCAGCCCGGCGGAAGCAATGGGCGACGTCAGCTTCGCAAGCATCCTGGCCGGCGAGGAGGCGACGGATACCCTGATGCGCGGGTTCACTACTGTCCGCGACTTGGGGGGACCGGCGTTCGGCCTCAAGCGAGCGATCGACCAAGGCATCATCCCTGGACCGCGCATCTATGCATCCGGTGCCATGATCACAGTCACCAGCGGGCATGGCGATTTCCGCCAGCTCACCGACTTGCCGCGGAGAACCGGCGGTCTGCTCACCCCCATGGAGACGGTCGGGGGTGCGATGGTCGTCGACAGCCCGGACGAGGTGCGGTTGCGCGTCCGCGAACAGTTCATGCAGGGAGCCGTTCTGATCAAGCTAACGGCGGGCGGCGGGGTGTCCTCACCCTTCAGCCCGCTCGATGTCACCACCTTCACCGAGCCCGAACTGCGGGCCGCCGTTGAAATTGCCGAGAATTGGGGCACCTACGTTGCCGCGCATGCCTTCACCTCTGATGCGATACGGAAAGCCATCGCGGCTGGTGTGAAGTGCATCGAACACGGCTTCCTCATGGATGAGGCCACCGCCAGGCTGATCGCTGAAAATGACATTTGGCTGAGCTTGCAGCCGCTTCCCGAATTGATGAGGACAGGCCTCCGGGACGGTTCGGTCGAGCGCGCCAAGGCAGATGAGGTATGGCCGGGCATCGGCAGAACATACGAACTAGCAAAGAGGTACAAGATCAAGACCGCGTGGGGCACGGACGTCCTGTTCTCCCGCGCGCTGGCGAAGCAGCAGGGAGCAATACTGGCTTCGCTCG
This genomic interval carries:
- a CDS encoding response regulator transcription factor; amino-acid sequence: MLCPSAPERRQLESPARIVAVVDDDPSMRRSVERLLKVNGFVAEGHSSAEAFLNSADVSQIGCVVLDIHLGGMSGIALWHRLRDTGTNLSIIFITAVEDEALEREALKAGCVAYLHKPFPADLLIGAVNRALEGPPGN
- a CDS encoding response regulator transcription factor, with translation MNDLEPIVHIVDDDQSFRTAVGRLLAASGFRVALYESGDQFLAQFADGEPGCVLLDLGLPGLSGLELQDRLAEKAPLLPIVFLTGRGDIRATVQAMKAGAEDFLEKPTPKEVLLETIGRALRRYALRRLEQDRKHALRRRLANLTPREFEVFGLIVRGKLNKQIAQALGTSERTVKAHRHNLMEKLGTRSLAETVSIAERLGLVDSAADQLQR
- a CDS encoding tetratricopeptide repeat protein, giving the protein MKPPRVSGRSLAQILGRAFWLSARDLPGWWMRAVRSCVCNSRAAVLWTVVFCSLAALTGSVAASENSKTSMADPLIAVHDGFVDEKTCSSCHADQAAAFAKSHHAKAMTVADDKSVLGNFNNIQFDRDGVAASFFRRDDRFFVRTEGPDGKQADYEVKYTFAYEPLQQYLVDLGGGRLQALDIAWDTQKREWFWLGEGSAAKPGSTFHWTGSFYRWNRTCIDCHSTDPRTNFEPQSNEYNSSYVATSIGCQSCHGGGAKHVEWVRAKAANASTAAADPGLAKVDTNTCFACHARRTRLVDRYQPGGHFLDQFSPALLRSDLYFPDGQILDEVFEYGSFQQSKMAMAGVTCFDCHRPHEGTVKAEGNGLCTQCHAETAPERFAGNDPSGAFDTHAHTHHPQGSPGALCANCHMPERTYMKVDPRRDHSFVTPRPDLSALYGTPNACISCHTGQTNAWASEHLDRWYGKAWRERPTIAHAFARAAQNDVAAIENLRRFVTDREQPGIVRGSAIGEMTRLDGAATAADVRVAAGDPDPIVRLGAAEAAANLSADRRLDAIGFLLADETRAVRVAAARVLGATPSLDLLGAQRGAFDAALDDLGAYAEANADVAETQSTYGSILFGQGRTDEAEKALRQAIVLDPTLSGAHINLAEFYRATGDSEKSEQAYAEAIAANPDRADLRYGHGLSLVRLKALPDAIEELTAAMRLDPGNSHYRTTAAIALDSMGRTDDAFALFGPTIAGGATEANLLGTAIQLGLKLGRYAETLKFAEALARLQPNDPQLEELVGQLQDAVQHGR
- a CDS encoding metal-dependent hydrolase family protein, whose product is MLAAALVLGLCATASADDVLFENVRIFDGKGAVLSAPSNVLVKGNVIAAISTSPIEGEGAERIAGDGRTLMPGLIDAHWHAMLAASSPAEAMGDVSFASILAGEEATDTLMRGFTTVRDLGGPAFGLKRAIDQGIIPGPRIYASGAMITVTSGHGDFRQLTDLPRRTGGLLTPMETVGGAMVVDSPDEVRLRVREQFMQGAVLIKLTAGGGVSSPFSPLDVTTFTEPELRAAVEIAENWGTYVAAHAFTSDAIRKAIAAGVKCIEHGFLMDEATARLIAENDIWLSLQPLPELMRTGLRDGSVERAKADEVWPGIGRTYELAKRYKIKTAWGTDVLFSRALAKQQGAILASLVRWYTPAEALVMATATNAELLALSGQRNPYPGKLGVIEEDALADLLLVEGNPLENIDLVADPANSFKIIMKDGVIYKNTLTP
- a CDS encoding HAD family hydrolase, whose protein sequence is MFAVHDFLKSAQRGAVAVAAALLLVTSAKAQSDPLPSWNDTAPKAAIVAFVEKVTTENSPDFVPEPERIAVFDNDGTLWVEHPMYTQLAFALDRVKAEAAAHPEWKNKQPFKAVLEGDMKALAAAGEKGLVELIMETHADMTHDEFQKVVSEWIATARDPKFNKLYTELVYQPMLELLAYLRANGFKTFIVSGGGIEFVRPWAEQVYGVPPEQVVGSSIKTQFEMRDGLPTLFRLPQVNFIDDKAGKPVGINAHIGRRPIAAFGNSDGDLEMLQWTTMTGGSVRFGMIIHHTDADREYAYDRKSEFGRLDKALDAAAINNWTVVDMKADWKEIFLEK
- a CDS encoding arylsulfatase, which codes for MNRRLMRSVGAFVASTVLWCTASSPQAQEARPKPNILFIVSDDTGYGDLGPYGGGEGRGMPTPNIDRLADEGMTFFSFYAQPSCTPGRAAMQTGRIPNRSGMTTVAFQGQGGGLPAAEWTLASVLKRGGYQTYFTGKWHLGEADYALPNAQGYDEMKYVGLYHLNAYTYADPTWFPDMDAETRALFQKVTKGSLSGKAGGEVTEDFKINGQYVDTPVIDGKPGVVGIPFFDGYVEKAAIEFLDAAAKKPDQPFFINVNFMKVHQPNLPAPEFQHKSLSKSKYADSVVELDTRIGRILDKLRETGMDKNTLVFYTTDNGAWQDVYPDAGYTPFRGTKGTVREGGNRVPAIAFWPGKIQPGSRSHDVVGGLDLMATFASAAGVPLPDRDREDKPIIFDSYDMTPVLLGTGESARKNWFYFTENELTPGAARVGHYKAVFNLRGDNGQATGGLAVDTNLGWKGAQSYVAIVPQVFDLWQDPQERYDVFMNNYTEHTWSLVSISAAIKDLMKTYVEYPPRKLQSMGYDGPIELSKYQMLQSVREQFEKEGVRLAMPTGN